One part of the Amphiprion ocellaris isolate individual 3 ecotype Okinawa chromosome 24, ASM2253959v1, whole genome shotgun sequence genome encodes these proteins:
- the c2cd3 gene encoding C2 domain-containing protein 3 isoform X1, with amino-acid sequence MKSRKQRSGRKKAPSDVSPSTSLPPLVEGQLRCFLQVTISRVLWTVHKPPSATFIRLRWWGESTNGTHFFPRDGSQLSQKTIKTTARFPIRCGPKQFTSYLTDMGSLVLEVLTKPDHLPIARAQVVGISRLTLSHPISGFYTLVSPTSEKLGELQVSLSLEPLTEAYDSSSSGPATDISIEGLQVTKLTLPSQQQHRLLSTGSGKESAGNTPRGKDHLYFQNAPKDKEETLENQRPITNKSQNNQTAVNPSSQEFHRGQATSDLLSVILERGNKLRNAMVVSALKCDMDSAPALKDTPLPLPKDNIQPPSKFTPSPSGMFLENILNADSPLKPSDDAAVLSLDISADVDNRAVDLLLGSSITSLPLWDGQGSSSGSLSDHGDSELSDPQYDQSLLENLFYKAPISVTRSDDTEEEPKKTPSSRKTLPKHPTQSGPRINKDSDSEHQQSADAVGECPHLSVEQLSFLSLIRVAKVTVDSLTVPAFSSTTTPRKTSSKAKPPRPIISKKCTYFVEYVFPMNAASTRHDRSKTGGGEVTRAVSTKVTGGAARFQQLSVFPVHFSPATVQQWWDSDLLFKIYSRKSDQKKPVAIGKAVHPLRCLLDSKQLSHTVVLPVQSLDKNNEMHQVGPLKVSLELGADSRSLSSERFKSKLTWRDVSPSHTAHSPEREAMSTSHPAGREELAAGSLEGSRLNGSCPHPSLLTAPPKPWQQVEQEDPEVLLLHALLMVPDGKNFSRGPAQAPNVYLNCRLFWCDETARSVVSWGHSNPSFNFVQVTPVALTTKLLERMKNNMMVIEVWQRIGSSGQDRLLGLVKLPLHQFYMSFRDPTITHLLLQAQLPVLGVDCSMPVIDVFSGSCTGNLRVVLAMGRSEQILSLQHTRDQQHESLSHLVRPVHLLDHQPHSQTKVNATQKEPMREHVFVIRVEKVSGLMPLQSTVWGEADCYIQYSFPCQEADVSTDLDGDLIESSVTLKPFRTTTTLCIPDPVFAHTETHVLVVPEGVPVQRLLLSSLSGPGGVHFEVWCRYYYPNVRDQLVARGTLPLSKLCAMVTMQRQHPNEAQMFSLPLIPRTESPPGLQPQPSGLLDVCIQHKHRLMRAEGQPGRAAASNVVMLVVEVHRASGLKAAARVLSEQDERFSYFAGVGLNSFVTVQLSFLPDSERRCTRTASRSFCPEFKHHMEVSCDVLLQRSSGESSSLAEQLEKASAVCTVWNRDNRKALDISRPKDVMLGTVEIPLADLIHKRTGISGWFGVYKTQETSCSQRQHVLVGGLEVSISFAHHSDRERAIKAAQGLGWEMPQTDSTLLDDEESLRKLSVTFSMPRVWIPVHCLLLPGHSELQPSTYCYFRYKFYEQEAFCSQMKQPCVEQEAGQEAGQEAGQEAGQEAGQEGHATVSFEGSRSVELKSTQPLMWYLREERLEVQVWVAFNKHKARRPSDTDRLVGSAFVDLSSLAKTSKQKLTLSGVYPLFRRSAADLQGAAVRVHITLTAASDPGEVSAGVHTQLDSDSLEELLLEEAEAADRVPSATTLTTSCTQSKHKKKSSRAAADMTCVQHTGTSVDESFFPVTVAVDRAMHLSLKGCPSAECSETPPCCWVSYITADSAQPVSTAVISNNDCPVWDHQHECRLLKQQLIDPQQSLVFKVWHKGEVERVIGFASVDLSPLLCGFPSVCGWYNITDFSGQCHGQLKVSITPLRGLQDLREQRKTANEEAAKSSPALFQSVPVSYQTSATYSSFPSHISRYTEQKISSPDLSDRLFSGRSSESDRHFEHMDKVRVYHQNLQEQTASQSVGSSSSCADINPSSSFLFSALRRKLSELDNIQRYFSGKLSTPTFPPLPEQDCNKQRDSETDSSQLLLKSNQLVGQVNNIISGLRGHHLETIPSNPQSSSTTSPVGDNNLQTFPESVSSPHRVCDCSLEIPSPLASPLPEMSEDQTASEPDEEKDKRSFEVNISEDEDEEQAGCRRDSDDDDDDDEDYEEVVVKPRTLNEVTSLTDKTSPWTSIMSDPDLVSLGSLETPEEPDMSEDEERQMENPKHQDCSEKQSDRQSFNGSSEDASDTETDDEETLKVLEEQQAQEPSSSNKESGDSVQVLTGPHNASSSLDYQHTHLQPSVPVEVPNFFLSSHQLEASMRTIRLAPSFCQTPSDLEQKAAGHSVPPPRPRNPPQPPNMSPSSMKKEAERIAKIFTARFDHTH; translated from the exons ATGAAGAGCAGAAAGCAGAGGAGCGGGAGGAAAAAAG CCCCCAGCGATGTGTCCCCCTCCACCAGCCTCCCTCCGCTAGTTGAGGGCCAGCTGAGATGCTTCCTGCAGGTGACAATAAGTCGGGTGTTATGGACCGTTCACAAACCCCCTTCTGCAACGTTCATCAGGCTGCGCTGGTGGGGAGAGTCGACCAACGGGACGCACTTCTTCCCAAGAGATGGATCGCAGCTGTCACAGAAAACCATCAAGACAACGGCACGCTTCCCCATCCGCTGCGGCCCAAAGCAGTTCACCTCATATCTTACAG ATATGGGCTCTTTGGTGCTGGAAGTTCTGACAAAACCAGATCATTTGCCAATCGCCCGGGCTCAGGTTGTGGGTATCTCCCGTTTGACTCTGTCACACCCGATTAGTGGATTCTACACCCTTGTATCGCCAACATCTGAAAAGCTGGGAGAGTTACAG GTTTCACTTAGTCTTGAGCCTCTGACTGAAGCttatgacagcagcagctcaggtccTGCCACAGACATCAGCATCGAAGGACTGCAAGTCACCAAACTGACTTTACCatcgcagcagcagcacagattgCTCTCAACTGGCAGCGGCAAAGAatcagctggaaacacaccaAG AGGGAAGGACCATTTATATTTCCAAAATGCTCCGAAAGACAAAGAGGAGACTCTGGAGAATCAGAGGCCAATAACAAACAAATCCCAGAATAATCAAACAGCTGTGAATCCTTCAAGTCAGGAGTTTCATCGTGGACAAGCAACCAGCGATCTCCTTTCAG TTATTCTAGAGCGTGGAAACAAGCTACGAAATGCAATGGTGGTTTCAGCTCTGAAATGTGACATGGATTCTGCACCGGCTCTGAAAGAtacccctctgcctctcccaaAGGACAACATCCAGCCACCTTCAAA GTTTACTCCATCTCCCTCTGGGATGTTTCTTGAAAATATCCTGAATGCAGATTCACCTCTGAAGCCCTCTGATGATGCTGCTGTCCTCTCCTTGGACATTTCTGCTGACGTGGACAACAGAGCTGTGGATCTGCTTCTTGGCAG CTCAATCACATCTCTGCCTCTCTGGGATGGACAAGGCTCCTCCTCTGGATCTCTGTCCGACCACGGAGACAGTGAGCTCAGCGATCCACAGTATGATCAGAGCTTATTGGAGAATTTGTTCTACAAAGCTCCT ATCTCTGTCACCAGATCAGATGACACCGAGgaggaacctaaaaaaacacCATCCTCAAGAAAAACTCTGCCAAAACATCCGACACAGTCAGGACCCAGGATTAATAAAGA TTCAGATTCTGAGCATCAGCAGTCTGCAGATGCTGTTGGTGAATGTCCTCACCTGAGTGTGGAGCAGCTGAGTTTTCTGAGTTTGATCCGGGTGGCCAAAGTGACCGTCGACTCCCTGACTGTACCTGCCTTCAGCTCCACCACAACACCCAGAAAGACCTCCAGTAAAGCTAAACCTCCTCGACCAATAATCAGCAAGAAGTG TACGTATTTTGTTGAGTACGTGTTCCCGATGAACGCTGCTTCCACTCGACATGATCGCAGCAAAACTGGAGGTGGGGAGGTGACCAGAGCTGTTTCTACTAAAGTCACAGGAGGAG cggCGAGGTTCCAGCAGCTCTCTGTGTTTCCGGTCCACTTCAGTCCAGCAACAGTTCAACAGTGGTGGGATTCTGATCTGCTATTCAAGATCTACTCACGAAAGAGTGACCAGAAGAAA CCTGTTGCCATTGGAAAGGCAGTTCATCCACTGCGGTGTCTGCTGGACAGCAAGCAGCTGAGTCACACTGTTGTCTTACCTGTTCAGAGCTTGGACAAGAACAATGAAATGCACCAGGTTGGACCTCTCAAG gtgTCCCTGGAACTTGGAGCCGACAGCAGAAGCTTGTCGTCTGAACGTTTTAAAAGCAAGCTGACTTGGAGAGACGTGTCTCCttcacacactgcacacagtcCAGAGAGGGAAGCCATGTCCACATCCCACCCTGCTGGCAGGGAGGAGTTAGCAGCTGGATCTCTAGAGGGCTCCAGGCTGAATGGATCCTGTCCTCATCCCAGCCTCCTCACAGCTCCTCCTAAACCCTGGCAGCAGGTGGAGCAGGAGGACCCcgaggtgctgctgctgcatgcttTACTCATGGTGCCAGACGGGAAGAACTTCAGCCGTGGACCAGCACAAGCTCCAAACGTCTACTTGAACTGTAGACTGTTCTGGTGTGACGAGACGGCGAGATCCGTCGTCAGCTGGGGTCATTCAAACCCCTCGTTCAACTTTGTCCAG GTGACGCCTGTGGCCTTAACAACTAAACTCCTGGAGCGGATGAAGAATAATATGATGGTGATTGAAGTGTGGCAGAGAATCGGAAGCTCAGGACAGGATCGACTCCTCGGTCTGGTCAAATTACCTCTTCATCAGTTCTACATGTCATTTAG GGATCCTACCATCACCCACCTCCTCCTGCAGGCTCAGCTTCCTGTGCTGGGGGTGGACTGCTCCATGCCTGTCATCGATGTCTTCTCTGGTAGCTGTACAGGAAACCTCAGGGTTGTTCTGGCCATGGGTCGATCGGAGCAGATACTTTCCCTCCAGCACACAAGAGATCAACAACATGAGTCTTTGTCACATCTTGTCAGACCAGTTCATCTGCTGGATCACCAGCCACATTCTCAAACGAAG GTGAATGCAACACAAAAGGAACCTATGAGAGAACATGTGTTTGTGATAAGAGTGGAGAAGGTCAGCGGGTTGATGCCTCTACAGTCCACAGTGTGGGGTGAAGCTGACTGCTACATCCAGTACAGTTTCCCCTGTCAGGAGGCTGATGTTTCCACAGACCTGGATGGAGACCTCATAGAGAGCA GCGTGACTTTGAAGCCGTTCCGGACCACTACCACTCTCTGCATCCCTGATCCAGTGTTTGCTCACACTGAGACTCATGTCCTGGTGGTTCCTGAAGGAGTTCCTGTGCAGAGGCTGCTGCTCAGCTCCCTGTCAGGTCCAGGAGGCGTCCACTTTGAAGTCTGGTGCAG ATATTACTATCCAAATGTCAGAGATCAGCTTGTGGCCAGAGGGACGCTTCCACTGTCCAAACTGTGTGCCATGGTGACCATGCAGAGGCAACATCCCAACGAGGCTCAAATGTTTTCCCTGCCTTTGATTCCCAGGACAGAGAGTCCACCAGGACTGCAGCCTCAGCCTTCAG GTTTGCTGGATGTTTGtattcaacacaaacacagactgatGAGGGCTGAAGGGCAGCCTGGTAGAGCAGCTGCCTCTAATGTCGTGATGCTGGTGGTTGAAGTGCATCGAGCATCAGGTCTGAAGGCAGCAGCGAG GGTTTTATCAGAGCAAGATGAAAGGTTCAGCTATTTTGCTGGCGTGGGGCTGAACTCTTTCGTCACGGTCCAGCTTTCCTTCTTACCTGACAGTGAGAGGAGATGCACCCGCACAGCATCCAGAAGCTTCTGCCCTGAGTTCAAGCACCACATGGAGGTTTCCTGTGATGTGCTGCTTCAGAGGAGCAGTGGAGAAAGCAGCAGTCTGGCAGAGCAGCTGGAGAAGGCTTCTGCTGTCTGTACTGTCTGGAACAGAGACAACCGCAAAG CTTTGGATATTTCCAGACCTAAAGATGTGATGCTGGGCACAGTGGAAATACCACTGGCTGATCTCATCCATAAAAGAACAG GTATTTCCGGCTGGTTTGGAGTGTATAAAACTCAGGAAACCAGCTGTTCTCAGCGGCAGCACGTCTTGGTTGGAGGTCTAGAAGTTTCCATCAGCTTCGCTCATCactcagacagagaaagagccATTAAAGCTGCTCAGGGTTTGGGCTGGGAAATGCCTCAGACTGACAGCACACTGCTGGACGATGAGGAAAGCCTGAGGAAGCTCTCTGTGACCTTTTCTATGCCCAGAGTGTGGATTCCTGTCCACTGTTTGCTTCTGCCAGGCCACAGTGAGCTCCAGCCTTCCACCTACTGCTACTTCAGGTACAAGTTCTACGAGCAGGAGGCCTTCTGCTCTCAGATGAAACAGCCCTGTGTGGAGCAGGAAGCTGGGCAGGAAGCTGGGCAGGAAGCTGGGCAGGAAGCTGGGCAGGAAGCTGGGCAGGAAGGCCATGCCACGGTGAGCTTTGAAGGAAGTAGAAGTGTGGAGCTGAAGAGCACTCAGCCTTTAATGTGGTATCTACGGGAGGAGCGGCTGGAGGTGCAGGTGTGGGTCGCCTTTAACAAACACAAAGCCAGAAGGCCCAGCGACACAGACCGACTGGTGGGATCAGCGTTTGTTGATCTGTCGTCTCTGGCAAAGACATCCAAGCAGAAGCTGACTCTAAGTG GAGTGTACCCGCTGTTCAGACGCTCAGCAGCAGATCTGCAAGGAGCAGCTGTCAGAGTCCACATCACCCTGACGGCAGCTTCTGATCCTGGAGAGGTTTCTGCTGGAGTCCACACTCAGCTGGACTCTGACAGTCTGGAGGAGCTCCTACTAGAAGAGGCTGAAGCAGCAGACAGAGTCCCTTCAGCCACGACACTCACAACATCCTGCACTCAGAGCAAACACAAGAAGAAATCCTCCAGAGCCGCTGCAGACATGACATGTGTGCAGCACACAGGAACAAGTGTAGATGAATCCTTCTTCCCTGTGACGGTGGCAGTGGACCGAGCCATGCACCTCAGTCTGAAGG GTTGTCCTTCAGCAGAGTGCAGTGAAACACCACCATGCTGCTGGGTTTCATACATCACTGCTGACTCTGCTCAACCAGTTTCCACTGCTGTCATATCCAACAATGACTGTCCTGTCTGGGACCATCAGCACGAGTGCAG GCTtttgaagcagcagctgattgATCCACAACAGTCTCTGGTGTTTAAAGTCTGGCACAAAGGAG AGGTAGAGAGGGTGATTGGTTTTGCCTCTGTAGACTTGTCCCCTTTGCTGTGTGGATTCCCATCAGTGTGTGGTTGGTACAACATCACAGACTTCAGTGGTCAGTGTCACGGCCAGCTCAAAGTGTCCATCACTCCGTTAAGAGGGCTTCAAGATCTTCGTGAGCAGAGAAAAACTGCCAACGAAGAAGCTGCCAAAAGCTCACCG GCTTTGTTCCAGTCTGTTCCTGTCAGCTACCAAACCTCAGCCACCTACAGCAGCTTCCCCTCTCACATCAGCAGATACACCGAGCAGAAGATCTCATCACCGGACCTCTCAGATAGGCTGTTCTCTGGAAG ATCCAGTGAGAGCGATCGGCACTTTGAGCACATGGACAAAGTGCGTGTTTACCATCAGAATCTACAGGAACAGACAGCATCTCAGTCtgttggcagcagcagcagctgtgctgACATCAATCCTTCCAGCTCATTCTTATTTTCAGCACTCAG gagAAAACTCAGTGAGCTCGATAATATTCAGAGATACTTCAGTGGAAAACTTTCAACGCCAACGTTCCCACCTCTGCCTGAGCAGGACTGTAACAAACAGAGGGACTCAGAGACCGACTCAAGTCAGCTGCTTCTCAAGTCCAACCAGTTAGTCGGACAAGTCAACAACATCATTAGTG GATTACGAGGACACCACTTGGAAACGATTCCCTCCAATCCTCAGAGCAGCTCAACAACTTCCCCTGTTGGTGACAACAACCTTCAAACCTTCCCTGAGAGCGTCTCCAGTCCACACAGAGTTTGTGATTGTTCCCTAGAAATCCCGTCTCCTCTGGCGTCGCCGCTGCCAGAGATGTCTGAGGACCAAACAGCCTCCGAGCCTGACGAAGAAAAGGACAAACGAAGCTTCGAGGTAAACATAtctgaggatgaagatgaagaacagGCGGGTTGCAGACGGGACagtgatgatgacgatgatgatgatgaggattaCGAGGAGGTTGTGGTGAAGCCGAGGACTCTAAACGAGGTCACTTCACTAACAGACAAAACCAGTCCTTGGACCAGCATCATGTCGGACCCTGACCTGGTTTCTCTGGGCAGCCTGGAGACACCAGAGGAACCAGACATGAGTGAAGACGAGGAGAGGCAGATGGAGAATCCAAAACACCAAGACTGCAGTGAGAAACAAAGCGACCGCCAGAGTTTTAACGGATCAAGTGAAGACGCttcagacacagaaacagatgaTGAAGAGACGCTGAAAGTTTTAGAAGAGCAACAAGCGCAAGAACCCAGCAGCTCCAACAAGGAGTCAGGAGACTCTGTTCAGGTCCTCACAGGTCCCCACAATGCATCCTCCTCCCTGGActatcaacacacacacctccagcc CTCTGTCCCTGTTGAAGTCCCTAATTTCTTCCTGTCCTCTCACCAACTGGAGGCGTCGATGCGAACCATACGTTTAGCTCCTTCTTTCTGCCAGACGCCCAGCGACCTG GAGCAGAAGGCTGCAGGTCACAGCGTTCCTCCTCCCAGACCCAGAAATCCTCCACAGCCTCCCAACATGTCGCCTtcatccatgaagaaggaggcGGAGAGGATAGCGAAAATATTCACAGCTCGCTTTGATCACACACACTGA